Proteins encoded within one genomic window of Desulfosalsimonas propionicica:
- the rplV gene encoding 50S ribosomal protein L22, which translates to MDVKASGKYMRISPQKVRKVIGTVKGQPVESGLNTLKFMPQKAAGMVEKIVRSAVANADQNAGIDVDQLVIKNIIVDEGPMLKRFRPRARGRATRILKRTSHITVIVGQGSA; encoded by the coding sequence ATGGATGTGAAGGCGTCAGGCAAATACATGCGCATATCACCGCAAAAGGTGCGGAAGGTCATCGGGACCGTCAAGGGCCAGCCGGTGGAGTCCGGGCTTAACACGCTTAAGTTCATGCCGCAGAAAGCCGCGGGGATGGTGGAAAAGATCGTGCGCTCTGCAGTGGCCAACGCCGATCAGAATGCGGGCATAGATGTGGACCAACTGGTCATCAAGAACATCATTGTGGATGAAGGGCCCATGTTAAAGCGGTTTCGTCCCCGTGCCCGGGGTCGTGCGACACGGATATTAAAGCGTACTAGTCATATAACGGTCATCGTCGGCCAAGGCAGCGCATAA
- the rpsC gene encoding 30S ribosomal protein S3 encodes MGQKVNPIGMRLGINRTWSSRWYADKEYAGYIFEDHKIRQFLKKKLYHAGISKIEIERSSKRIKLRIYAARPGIVIGKKGSEIEALKKELEKLVSAEVMVDIQEVRKPELDAQLVAENVANQLVRRVAFRRAMKRCVSSAMRFGAKGVKIICSGRLGGAEMARIEWYKEGRIPLHTLRADIDYGLAVAETTYGTIGVKVYIFKGEILADDQIPAERQ; translated from the coding sequence TTGGGTCAGAAAGTCAATCCCATAGGCATGCGGCTGGGAATCAACCGCACCTGGAGTTCGCGGTGGTATGCGGACAAGGAATACGCCGGCTATATTTTCGAGGATCACAAGATCCGGCAGTTTTTAAAGAAAAAGCTGTACCATGCCGGTATCTCCAAGATCGAAATCGAACGGTCCTCCAAACGGATCAAGCTCCGCATCTATGCAGCCCGTCCCGGTATTGTCATCGGCAAAAAAGGCTCTGAGATCGAAGCCCTGAAAAAGGAGCTTGAAAAACTGGTTTCCGCAGAAGTCATGGTGGACATCCAGGAGGTGCGCAAGCCGGAGCTTGATGCCCAGTTGGTGGCTGAAAATGTCGCCAATCAGCTGGTACGCCGGGTGGCTTTTCGCAGGGCAATGAAAAGATGTGTTTCTTCTGCCATGCGCTTTGGCGCCAAGGGGGTTAAGATCATTTGCTCCGGGCGGCTCGGGGGTGCTGAAATGGCGAGGATCGAGTGGTACAAAGAGGGGCGGATCCCCTTGCACACGCTGCGTGCCGACATTGATTACGGGCTGGCCGTTGCTGAAACCACCTATGGCACCATTGGTGTAAAGGTCTACATTTTCAAGGGTGAGATTCTGGCCGATGATCAGATACCGGCCGAGCGGCAGTAA
- the rplP gene encoding 50S ribosomal protein L16 produces the protein MLSPKKVKYRKRQKGRMKGKAERGSSLNFGDYGLQAVECGMITSRQIEAARIAMTRKVKRGGKMWIRIFPDKPITKKPAEVRMGKGKGAPEAWVAVIKPGRILYEMEGVPRELAHEALRLAAYKLPIKTKVVERSQI, from the coding sequence ATGCTGAGTCCCAAAAAGGTAAAATATAGAAAACGCCAGAAAGGCCGCATGAAGGGCAAGGCTGAGCGCGGTTCCAGCCTGAACTTCGGTGATTATGGCCTGCAGGCTGTTGAATGCGGAATGATCACCTCCCGTCAGATTGAGGCCGCACGTATTGCCATGACCCGAAAGGTCAAACGCGGTGGTAAAATGTGGATCCGGATCTTTCCGGACAAGCCGATTACCAAAAAGCCTGCTGAAGTCCGGATGGGTAAGGGCAAGGGCGCACCCGAGGCATGGGTAGCGGTGATCAAGCCGGGGCGCATCCTTTACGAAATGGAGGGTGTTCCCCGTGAACTGGCCCATGAGGCGCTTCGGCTGGCTGCGTACAAACTGCCGATTAAAACCAAGGTCGTCGAAAGGAGCCAGATCTGA
- the rpmC gene encoding 50S ribosomal protein L29, whose translation MEAKEIRGLGPDELESRLEDLVQTFFNLRFQHKTGQLENPRRINQVRRDIARIKTIKRQQAFTNR comes from the coding sequence ATGGAAGCCAAAGAAATTCGGGGCCTTGGCCCTGACGAACTTGAAAGCCGGCTCGAGGACCTGGTGCAGACCTTTTTTAATCTGCGGTTCCAGCACAAGACCGGGCAGCTCGAAAATCCCAGGCGCATCAATCAGGTCCGCCGCGACATAGCGCGGATCAAGACCATAAAGCGTCAGCAGGCGTTCACTAACAGATAG